One Flavobacteriales bacterium genomic window carries:
- a CDS encoding DUF479 domain-containing protein, protein MNLLAHLYLSGGDTGLMIGNFIADRVKGKAYKTYPQGISRGILLHRKIDHYTDNHPIVQGLRKQLHPEHGKCAGIIVDLFYDYFLANTWTMHSNHALGTFIASAYQTLNQNREVMPAPCQAMLSAMIRHDWLSEYATVKGIRQSLMGIERRTSFPWPLASATDRLMLPETREWESNFLEFFKELQMEVRLSIDQSG, encoded by the coding sequence TCTATCTCTCCGGAGGCGATACCGGGCTCATGATAGGTAACTTCATTGCCGACCGGGTTAAGGGCAAGGCATATAAAACATATCCTCAAGGAATCAGTCGTGGCATCCTTTTACACCGGAAAATTGATCACTATACGGATAACCACCCGATTGTACAGGGTCTTAGAAAGCAACTTCACCCCGAGCATGGTAAATGTGCAGGGATTATTGTTGATCTGTTCTATGATTATTTTCTGGCCAATACCTGGACCATGCATAGCAATCACGCACTTGGCACCTTTATAGCCAGTGCCTATCAGACCTTAAACCAGAACCGGGAAGTCATGCCTGCACCTTGTCAAGCCATGTTATCCGCCATGATCCGGCATGATTGGTTATCGGAATATGCAACGGTAAAGGGAATCCGGCAATCATTAATGGGAATTGAACGCCGTACATCTTTCCCATGGCCTTTGGCAAGCGCAACGGACCGATTGATGCTACCTGAAACCAGAGAATGGGAAAGCAACTTTTTGGAATTCTTTAAGGAACTACAGATGGAAGT